A region of Kribbella sp. NBC_01245 DNA encodes the following proteins:
- a CDS encoding type 2 lanthipeptide synthetase LanM family protein translates to MFQFSAPPLIARTPPPWWQAGLAPREYDALAPGWALYVDRLPAYSTSTGEGLADALQPLLDGVRADLRRQYDGVDNAAVTAEFVAHLGRRLVRLAARTLVLELNRARKNQQLVGTTSADRFEYFTRQLSEGGLVPLLRRYPVLARVLGQTCRTAVSAHLELLDRLAADRADLVDFLANDPGLLVSAAVTGDTHRGGRAVAILTFETGAKLVYRPRPLDLHGHFNAIVDWLNDRAHLDLRIVRLLPRQGYGWLEFVEHTACTDVSSVRRFYYRQGALLALLYVLDGTDMHYENLIAAGEHPVIVDVETLFHPVLNVPSLIGPDPATEALTSSVYQTALLPLLMLGDQGSADMSGLGGDDDAVLPTTVVTWLDAGLDTMRLVRRPGITKAASNRPMLSGHASEPRQHQSALLAGFATAYNAIARHRDELAGPLLEACADDEVRLVAQATSMYATLLDESTHPDALRDADARDNLFSLLYDQAEDDVRRQLVPAELADLWAGDIPLFTTKPGSRAIWTAAGGCLPGLLGTTGLASARAKIARLGEVDRHAQEWIIGATLATRSAPVEHRGLAGRRMPAVAVPPDPERLLMAATGIADEILARSISRHGRANWLGLELVDDLDWALLPMGAGLPSGYTGTALFLTRLASMTGAERYVELARDALRPLPRLLDAMAADADLAAAIGPGYVGLGGIAYMLARGIALDPDNTELAGWLDQALAIAAAMPDDDPDAEPSYFEGEAGGLAAMLAIDHPLAAELARRYADKLLTAELPGTGFARGSTGIGWALLRSPAEKHREAGLAVLRKAGVHLEPLPSEGLPDADLGWCSGRAGITVAAMAAGWRGPITSYLLDTAARPALREMSLCHGELGALEPLIELAAQGDPSAEALRARAAGQVLGAIDLHGPRCGTPDGVPSPGLLTGLAGIGYGLLRLGFPEVPSALLMHPPNVTVTAQRPVRTKNVKGETP, encoded by the coding sequence GTGTTCCAGTTCTCAGCGCCGCCATTGATCGCCCGGACGCCGCCACCGTGGTGGCAGGCCGGGCTGGCGCCGCGTGAGTACGACGCGCTGGCCCCGGGCTGGGCGCTGTACGTAGACCGCCTGCCCGCCTACAGCACCTCTACCGGCGAAGGCCTCGCGGACGCGCTTCAACCCCTACTGGACGGCGTACGCGCGGACCTGCGCCGGCAGTACGACGGCGTCGACAACGCGGCCGTCACCGCCGAATTCGTGGCACACCTCGGACGACGACTCGTGCGGCTGGCAGCGCGGACACTGGTGCTGGAACTGAACCGTGCCCGGAAGAACCAGCAGCTGGTGGGCACAACCTCCGCGGACCGTTTCGAGTACTTCACGCGGCAGCTGAGCGAAGGCGGTCTTGTACCGCTCCTACGCCGCTACCCCGTTCTCGCCCGGGTGCTGGGCCAGACGTGCCGTACGGCGGTCAGTGCGCACCTCGAACTGCTGGACCGGCTCGCAGCCGACCGTGCCGACCTGGTCGACTTCCTAGCGAACGACCCGGGCCTTCTAGTCTCTGCAGCCGTCACTGGCGATACCCACCGCGGCGGCCGGGCTGTTGCGATCCTGACGTTCGAGACCGGCGCCAAGCTCGTCTACCGGCCCAGGCCGCTTGACCTGCACGGGCACTTCAACGCGATCGTCGACTGGCTCAACGACCGCGCGCACCTGGATCTGCGTATTGTGCGGCTCTTGCCGCGCCAGGGCTACGGCTGGCTCGAGTTCGTCGAACACACAGCCTGTACGGACGTCTCTTCGGTCCGCCGCTTCTACTACCGCCAAGGCGCTCTACTCGCGCTCCTGTACGTACTAGACGGCACGGACATGCACTACGAGAACCTGATCGCAGCAGGCGAGCATCCGGTGATTGTGGACGTGGAGACGCTCTTCCACCCAGTGCTGAACGTGCCATCTCTGATCGGGCCGGACCCGGCTACGGAGGCTCTGACCAGCTCCGTCTACCAGACCGCGCTACTGCCGCTACTGATGCTCGGCGACCAGGGTTCTGCCGACATGTCCGGCCTAGGCGGCGATGACGATGCAGTACTGCCTACAACAGTCGTGACCTGGCTAGACGCCGGCCTAGACACAATGCGCCTCGTACGTCGCCCTGGCATCACCAAAGCCGCAAGCAACCGTCCGATGCTCTCCGGCCACGCGAGCGAGCCGAGGCAGCACCAGAGCGCCTTGCTCGCTGGGTTCGCCACTGCCTACAACGCGATCGCACGACACCGCGACGAACTTGCCGGCCCTCTTCTCGAGGCTTGCGCCGACGACGAGGTACGGCTGGTCGCCCAGGCCACTTCGATGTACGCGACGTTGCTGGACGAGTCGACTCACCCAGACGCTCTACGCGACGCGGACGCCCGGGACAACCTCTTCAGCCTGCTGTACGACCAGGCTGAGGATGACGTCCGGCGGCAACTGGTCCCGGCAGAGCTGGCCGACCTGTGGGCCGGCGACATCCCGCTGTTCACCACCAAGCCCGGGTCGCGCGCGATCTGGACCGCGGCCGGCGGCTGCCTGCCGGGACTACTCGGTACGACCGGACTCGCCTCGGCGCGAGCCAAGATCGCCCGCCTCGGCGAGGTCGACCGGCACGCGCAGGAGTGGATCATCGGCGCCACGCTGGCGACGCGTTCGGCACCGGTCGAGCACCGGGGACTGGCCGGGCGCCGGATGCCTGCGGTCGCCGTACCGCCGGATCCGGAACGCCTGCTGATGGCCGCGACCGGTATCGCCGACGAGATCCTGGCGCGTTCGATCAGCCGGCACGGCCGCGCGAACTGGCTCGGCCTGGAACTCGTCGACGACCTGGACTGGGCCCTGCTGCCGATGGGCGCGGGCCTGCCGAGCGGCTACACCGGCACGGCGTTGTTCCTCACCCGACTCGCCTCGATGACCGGCGCCGAGCGGTACGTCGAACTCGCGCGGGACGCTCTCCGGCCGCTGCCGCGACTGCTCGACGCGATGGCCGCGGACGCCGATCTCGCGGCGGCGATCGGGCCTGGATACGTTGGGCTGGGCGGGATCGCGTACATGCTCGCCCGCGGTATCGCGCTCGACCCGGACAACACCGAACTCGCTGGCTGGCTCGACCAGGCCCTCGCGATCGCCGCGGCAATGCCCGACGACGACCCGGATGCCGAGCCGTCGTACTTCGAGGGTGAAGCGGGTGGTCTCGCGGCGATGCTGGCGATCGATCACCCACTGGCGGCCGAGCTCGCTCGCAGGTATGCCGACAAGCTGCTGACTGCGGAACTGCCCGGCACCGGGTTCGCCCGCGGTTCGACGGGGATCGGCTGGGCGCTGCTGCGCTCGCCCGCGGAAAAGCATCGCGAGGCCGGTCTGGCCGTGCTGCGGAAGGCCGGCGTACATCTCGAGCCGTTGCCGTCCGAGGGTCTGCCCGACGCAGATCTCGGCTGGTGCTCGGGTCGTGCCGGTATCACCGTGGCCGCGATGGCCGCGGGATGGCGCGGACCCATCACGTCGTACTTGCTGGACACGGCGGCTCGGCCCGCGCTGCGGGAGATGAGCCTGTGCCACGGCGAACTCGGCGCCCTCGAACCACTGATCGAGCTGGCCGCCCAGGGCGATCCGAGCGCGGAGGCGCTGCGGGCCCGGGCCGCCGGTCAGGTGCTCGGCGCCATCGACCTGCACGGACCGCGGTGCGGTACGCCGGATGGCGTGCCCTCACCCGGTCTGCTCACCGGCCTGGCCGGGATCGGGTACGGCCTGCTCAGGCTTGGGTTCCCCGAGGTCCCGTCGGCGCTGCTGATGCACCCACCAAACGTCACGGTCACCGCCCAGAGGCCCGTGCGAACAAAGAATGTCAAAGGGGAGACACCATGA
- the lanKC gene encoding class III lanthionine synthetase LanKC, producing MIDSFRAYTVSDPQYYDRVERSSEPGEFLELLRDRLTGRADTIDGGGVWARCLDRPLADLPEYGWKLHISARPDDLREIVAAVIDEYEVEAFSFKCVRSPELGLAQLSRWWARGGAGKAVTVYPLSEAHARELADRLSARLQGFQGSHVLTDRRYPGSDVVQYRYGTFRKPPGIDDEGRPSSVVNGPDGKPWNDSRTPSFTLPHWVSVDPFDDGSGAGEDPTGLLKRYRVTSVLRHSTAGGVYLAKGEDGAEYILKEARPHTAFAPDGSDAPTRLQREYDYLKQLEGTGVAPRAIEIAKVWEHTFLVQSKVPGITFQVWLSRNHPFATGVPDETYPARAQAILAQVRQALTTCLDQGVVYSDTSLTNILIDDTDTVHLVDFEACRPAGSDPASYPRTSGFAPEPGTEAWTTDAAYVAYAADAVEAATVMPRNALLAFRPEVFGRALDTTARQLGTPLGDLPRRLGLPRGVTSDAELLADIARGLRNAATPDRDDRLFPGHPEQFRSNALSIAYGAAGVLRVLKTLDGWVDPELTRWLIARLDEDRPLPMGLYVGRAGIATTLLELGLEDRGLLASATADALGSAAKPAGVATGLAGVGLSLLSAHRMTGEQGHLDHARAIADGLIDRASDDGTGLWWPVDRHPLGFLYGSSGVAVFLTELGTLLGDNVLVKLGRRALAFDLSRGRVRANGGTGFGAYAEGVAFEPYLIRGGSGVGMAVAHHLRLTGDESLVKPLQSIVRGVAMPFTVNPGLFSGMSGLIEFLLDSQAVLPDSDGFLDLAVNRLFEQVLALRCVDESGTGFPGDGLMRKSCDVASGSAGVAMMLHRLQHGGETLDVRYGRPMGVLSHAG from the coding sequence ATGATCGACTCGTTCAGGGCCTACACGGTCAGCGACCCGCAGTACTACGACCGCGTCGAGCGGTCCTCCGAACCCGGCGAGTTCCTCGAGCTGTTGCGCGACCGGTTGACCGGCCGGGCCGACACGATCGACGGCGGTGGCGTCTGGGCGCGATGCCTGGACCGGCCGCTGGCCGACCTGCCCGAGTACGGGTGGAAGCTGCACATCTCCGCACGTCCGGACGACCTACGGGAGATCGTCGCGGCCGTGATCGACGAGTACGAGGTCGAGGCCTTCAGCTTCAAGTGCGTCCGCTCGCCCGAGCTCGGCCTGGCCCAGCTCAGCCGGTGGTGGGCGCGCGGCGGTGCGGGTAAGGCCGTCACCGTCTACCCCCTGTCAGAGGCCCACGCGCGGGAACTGGCCGACCGGCTGTCCGCGCGGTTGCAGGGCTTCCAGGGCTCACATGTTCTGACCGACCGCCGTTACCCGGGCAGCGACGTGGTGCAGTACCGCTACGGCACCTTCCGCAAACCGCCGGGTATCGACGACGAGGGCCGGCCCAGCAGCGTGGTCAACGGCCCGGACGGCAAACCGTGGAACGACTCGCGCACACCGAGTTTCACCTTGCCCCATTGGGTTTCCGTTGATCCCTTCGATGACGGCTCGGGCGCTGGGGAAGACCCGACTGGCCTGCTCAAGCGGTACCGAGTGACGTCCGTGCTGAGGCACTCGACCGCGGGCGGCGTCTACCTCGCGAAGGGTGAGGACGGCGCCGAGTACATCCTCAAGGAGGCGCGGCCGCATACGGCCTTCGCCCCGGACGGCTCGGACGCGCCGACCCGGTTGCAGCGCGAGTACGACTACCTCAAGCAGCTCGAAGGCACCGGCGTAGCCCCGCGCGCGATCGAGATCGCCAAGGTCTGGGAACACACCTTCCTGGTACAGAGCAAGGTCCCGGGAATCACCTTCCAGGTCTGGCTTTCCCGCAATCACCCGTTCGCCACCGGCGTCCCGGACGAGACCTATCCGGCCCGCGCGCAGGCGATCCTCGCGCAGGTCCGCCAGGCGCTGACGACTTGCCTCGACCAGGGCGTGGTCTACAGCGACACCTCGTTGACGAACATCCTGATCGACGACACCGACACCGTGCACCTGGTCGACTTCGAGGCCTGCCGCCCGGCCGGATCGGACCCCGCGTCGTACCCCCGGACCAGCGGGTTCGCTCCCGAGCCCGGCACCGAGGCGTGGACTACGGATGCGGCGTACGTCGCCTATGCGGCCGACGCGGTCGAGGCCGCCACCGTGATGCCGCGCAACGCCTTGCTGGCCTTCCGTCCCGAGGTGTTCGGCCGCGCCCTGGACACTACCGCCCGCCAACTCGGTACGCCGCTCGGCGATCTGCCCCGACGTCTCGGCCTGCCAAGAGGCGTGACGAGTGATGCCGAGCTGCTGGCTGATATCGCCCGCGGACTGCGCAACGCCGCGACGCCCGATCGCGACGACCGGCTCTTCCCAGGGCATCCCGAGCAGTTCCGGTCGAACGCGCTCTCCATCGCGTACGGCGCGGCCGGCGTACTGCGGGTGCTCAAGACCCTCGACGGCTGGGTGGATCCCGAGCTCACGCGCTGGCTGATCGCCCGCCTCGACGAGGATCGTCCGCTGCCGATGGGCCTGTACGTCGGACGCGCGGGTATTGCCACCACCCTGCTCGAACTCGGTCTCGAGGACCGCGGCCTGCTCGCCTCGGCAACCGCGGACGCACTCGGCTCGGCGGCCAAGCCCGCGGGCGTCGCGACCGGCCTGGCCGGCGTCGGTTTGTCCCTGCTCAGCGCACACCGTATGACGGGGGAGCAGGGCCACCTCGACCACGCCCGCGCCATCGCCGATGGCTTGATCGACCGGGCCTCCGACGATGGCACGGGCCTCTGGTGGCCGGTTGACCGCCATCCGCTCGGGTTCCTCTACGGCTCGTCCGGCGTGGCCGTCTTCCTCACCGAACTCGGGACGCTCCTCGGCGACAACGTGCTGGTGAAGCTCGGCCGTCGCGCGCTGGCGTTCGACCTGTCCCGTGGACGGGTTCGCGCGAACGGCGGCACTGGCTTCGGTGCTTACGCGGAGGGCGTCGCCTTCGAGCCGTACCTGATCCGCGGTGGTTCCGGCGTCGGTATGGCCGTCGCGCATCACCTACGGCTGACGGGTGACGAGAGCTTGGTCAAGCCGTTGCAGTCGATCGTGCGGGGTGTCGCGATGCCGTTCACGGTCAATCCCGGTTTGTTCTCGGGGATGAGCGGGTTGATCGAGTTCCTGCTCGACAGCCAGGCCGTGCTGCCGGACTCGGACGGGTTCCTCGATCTGGCCGTGAACCGCTTGTTCGAACAGGTCCTCGCGCTGCGCTGTGTGGACGAGTCCGGGACCGGATTCCCCGGCGACGGGCTGATGCGGAAGAGCTGCGACGTCGCCTCCGGCAGTGCCGGTGTCGCGATGATGCTGCACCGCCTGCAGCATGGCGGCGAGACGCTCGACGTCCGCTACGGGCGGCCGATGGGGGTGTTGAGTCATGCCGGCTGA
- a CDS encoding flavoprotein, with translation MPADRLAVVCTGASAALDLPSHLAHWRKEVSGPMSVMLTHSALTFVQPSAVGLIADEVFEPGGPVVNPVAFANQARLFVVAPCTANFLVSAALGLASSPALTAMLATPAPRIVFPHMNPRMWQAPTTQQAVRSLREQDVIVVSPEDTTVLTLWSGEFEPSKAMPAPARTATVISAHWRNLVAA, from the coding sequence ATGCCGGCTGATCGCCTCGCGGTGGTCTGCACCGGCGCGAGTGCCGCGCTGGACCTGCCGTCCCACCTCGCGCACTGGCGCAAGGAGGTGAGCGGGCCGATGTCGGTGATGCTGACGCACTCGGCCCTCACTTTCGTCCAGCCGTCCGCGGTCGGCCTGATCGCCGACGAGGTCTTCGAGCCGGGTGGACCGGTCGTCAACCCGGTCGCTTTCGCCAACCAGGCAAGGCTTTTCGTGGTCGCACCCTGTACGGCGAACTTCCTCGTCTCGGCCGCCCTCGGTCTCGCCTCGTCACCCGCCTTGACCGCGATGCTGGCCACGCCCGCGCCGCGGATCGTCTTCCCGCACATGAACCCGCGGATGTGGCAGGCGCCGACCACGCAGCAGGCCGTCCGGTCGTTGCGTGAGCAGGACGTCATCGTGGTTTCGCCCGAGGACACCACCGTACTGACCTTGTGGAGTGGCGAGTTCGAGCCCAGCAAGGCGATGCCCGCTCCCGCGCGAACGGCGACGGTCATCTCGGCGCATTGGCGAAACCTGGTCGCGGCATGA
- a CDS encoding MFS transporter produces the protein MTGRAALLRDNRDFSRFWWGQALTALGARVSDICLPLLVLDITGSPLWAGALATARLVALNVARLPAGALADRWDRRTVMIRVDLTKAVLWGMLALLVAFGTGSVWPLVVIGVLDGLVSSVYNPSLAAALRHLIRPDEITKAVSLNESRSYAASLIGPAAGGGLYALAHWIPFAVNAVTFLLCAVLVARITAGLGGSNASVERLSADVAHGIRYVFNQPFLRTLTIWSAVLNFATAAAFFGMVPMLSGLDTPAPVIGAMSGVVAAGALLGSLVAPRIVAAGPYRAVVAGGLVVAGVTLAVAAVPVLPVVVAALALLGATAPVLIIAMTAEVYKVVDDSMMARAQSTMTLVGSLFYPVSFLAMGWLLQRFGPGPSYGVLAGALAACVLFTLARPVRAQLSPEPASSGIRSNSELGSKELHHA, from the coding sequence ATGACCGGACGCGCGGCGTTGTTGAGGGATAACCGGGACTTCAGCCGGTTTTGGTGGGGTCAGGCGCTCACGGCGCTCGGTGCCCGGGTGAGCGATATCTGCCTGCCCTTGCTGGTGCTGGACATCACCGGTTCTCCTTTGTGGGCAGGGGCGCTCGCCACCGCGCGCCTCGTCGCCCTGAACGTCGCGCGCCTACCTGCCGGAGCGCTGGCCGATCGCTGGGACCGCCGGACCGTGATGATTCGGGTCGACCTGACCAAGGCTGTGCTCTGGGGGATGCTAGCGCTTTTGGTTGCCTTCGGCACCGGGTCGGTTTGGCCGTTGGTCGTCATCGGTGTGCTCGACGGGTTGGTGAGTTCGGTCTACAACCCATCCCTGGCGGCGGCACTTAGGCACTTGATCCGGCCGGACGAAATCACGAAAGCCGTTTCCTTGAACGAATCCCGGTCTTACGCTGCCAGTTTGATCGGACCGGCCGCTGGTGGAGGGCTTTACGCGTTGGCGCATTGGATTCCGTTTGCGGTCAATGCCGTCACGTTTCTTCTTTGTGCCGTGCTGGTTGCACGGATCACGGCTGGGCTGGGCGGCAGTAACGCTTCTGTAGAACGTCTTTCCGCCGATGTTGCTCATGGTATTCGCTATGTCTTCAACCAGCCTTTCCTTCGTACGTTGACGATTTGGTCAGCCGTGCTGAACTTTGCGACGGCTGCTGCGTTCTTCGGGATGGTGCCGATGTTGTCCGGGCTGGATACGCCAGCACCGGTGATCGGCGCCATGTCCGGTGTCGTCGCGGCCGGCGCCTTGCTGGGTTCACTGGTTGCGCCTCGCATAGTTGCCGCAGGCCCCTACCGTGCAGTCGTTGCCGGTGGACTGGTCGTGGCCGGTGTGACCCTGGCGGTAGCGGCAGTGCCTGTGTTGCCGGTGGTCGTCGCCGCGCTTGCGTTGCTCGGTGCGACCGCGCCGGTGCTGATCATCGCGATGACCGCCGAGGTGTACAAGGTGGTCGACGACTCGATGATGGCGCGGGCGCAGAGCACGATGACGCTCGTCGGCTCGCTGTTCTACCCCGTGAGCTTCCTGGCGATGGGCTGGCTGTTGCAGCGGTTCGGCCCGGGTCCGTCGTACGGCGTATTGGCCGGCGCGCTCGCCGCCTGCGTCCTGTTCACCCTGGCCCGGCCGGTCCGGGCTCAGCTCTCACCCGAGCCCGCCAGCTCGGGCATCAGGTCAAACTCGGAACTCGGGTCAAAGGAGTTGCATCATGCGTAG
- a CDS encoding JmjC domain-containing protein encodes MRSEALSSLIPDPSAFLAQPPAEATVWRQAASLAFGLAEAGELLDHGSLQRQMVSLVKDAKRVAPTSYTWAGQPIQPGFSDVARSTKISAYIAEGATTVLESLHRTWKPIGDLCRRLSFETGLPISANAYLTPSGSQGFAHHYDTHSVLIVQTAGSKTWQLHTPVYDDPLEHQPWNAAKVSQDEWERLRNATPFLEVTLKPGDSLWIPRGWIHNGFATDDHSLHVSFSFPTLTPYWIANELVRRLGSERAFRTELPWGFGQSAEVRAEALETTAKLLAEHFVAFDPVVGEELADDYRRFSLESARRPMDNFLPAPTASTPVRTVAESAVGTSWTDEGSLRVHLGDSVVLFEADVAPAVAALIEADSPSPWTAADLGLPSGAALELVTTLLRTGMAVRV; translated from the coding sequence ATGCGTAGTGAGGCCTTGTCCAGCTTGATTCCCGACCCGTCGGCCTTTCTCGCTCAGCCGCCGGCCGAGGCCACGGTATGGCGTCAGGCCGCGTCGTTGGCGTTCGGTCTGGCCGAGGCGGGGGAGTTGCTCGACCACGGTTCCCTGCAGCGGCAGATGGTCAGCCTGGTGAAGGACGCCAAACGCGTCGCCCCGACGTCGTACACCTGGGCAGGTCAGCCGATCCAGCCCGGCTTCTCCGACGTCGCCCGGTCCACCAAGATCTCGGCGTACATCGCTGAAGGTGCCACCACCGTCCTGGAGTCTCTGCACCGGACGTGGAAGCCCATTGGCGACCTGTGCCGCCGACTGAGCTTCGAGACGGGCCTGCCGATCAGTGCCAACGCATACCTCACGCCGTCCGGAAGTCAGGGTTTTGCCCACCACTACGACACGCACTCCGTGCTGATCGTCCAGACGGCCGGTAGTAAGACCTGGCAACTGCACACGCCGGTGTACGACGATCCGCTGGAGCACCAGCCGTGGAACGCCGCGAAGGTCTCGCAGGACGAGTGGGAGCGCCTTCGCAACGCAACGCCGTTCCTGGAGGTGACGTTGAAGCCTGGCGACAGCCTTTGGATTCCGCGGGGCTGGATCCACAACGGCTTCGCCACCGACGACCACTCGCTGCACGTGAGCTTCTCCTTTCCGACGCTCACGCCGTACTGGATCGCCAACGAGCTCGTACGGCGTCTGGGCTCGGAGCGCGCGTTCCGTACCGAACTGCCCTGGGGATTCGGCCAGTCGGCGGAAGTCCGTGCCGAGGCGCTCGAGACGACGGCGAAGCTCCTGGCCGAGCACTTCGTCGCCTTCGACCCGGTCGTGGGGGAGGAGTTGGCGGACGACTATCGCCGGTTCTCGCTGGAGTCGGCTCGTCGTCCGATGGACAACTTCCTGCCTGCTCCGACCGCGAGTACGCCGGTCCGCACGGTCGCCGAGTCGGCCGTTGGGACCAGCTGGACCGACGAGGGCTCGCTGCGGGTTCATCTCGGCGACAGCGTGGTGCTCTTCGAGGCCGACGTGGCCCCGGCGGTTGCCGCGCTGATCGAAGCCGACTCGCCGTCGCCGTGGACCGCGGCCGATCTGGGCCTGCCGTCCGGCGCCGCCCTCGAGCTGGTGACCACGTTGCTGCGCACTGGAATGGCGGTGCGCGTCTGA
- a CDS encoding YegP family protein, whose amino-acid sequence MAGKFEIYEDKAGKFRFRLKAGNGEIVASGEAYETKAGAHAGAESVQRAAADATIVDAD is encoded by the coding sequence ATGGCGGGTAAGTTCGAGATCTACGAGGACAAGGCGGGCAAGTTCCGCTTCCGGCTCAAGGCCGGCAACGGCGAGATCGTCGCCAGCGGCGAGGCTTACGAGACGAAGGCGGGCGCGCACGCGGGCGCCGAGTCGGTCCAGCGTGCCGCCGCCGACGCGACGATCGTCGACGCCGACTGA
- a CDS encoding NAD-dependent succinate-semialdehyde dehydrogenase: protein MSREQDVVEACPHQLFIGGEWRSGEGGRTLAVEDPSTGATLCDVADASPADGLAALDAAVAAQAEWAAHPPRERGEILRRTYELMTERTDELALLMTLEMGKPVAESKAEIAYAAEFFRWFAEEAVRIEGGYQVAPNGKGRFMVMRQPVGPCLLITPWNFPAAMGARKIGPAVAAGCTMVIKPASQTPLSMLKLAELMTEAGLPPGVLNVITTSDSGGVMEPLIRDGRARKLSFTGSTEVGRKLIEQAADQVLRTSMELGGNAPLIVFGDADLDQAVDGAMLAKMRNGGEACTAANRMYVHSSVMGAFADRLTEKMSALKVGRGAEEGVDVGPLIDAKQRDKVAELVDDAVSLGAEVRTGGKALDGDGYFYPPTVLAGVPHEARLQKEEIFGPVAPLTPFETEDEVIAMANDTVFGLVSYLFTNDLSRALRVAEKLETGMIGLNQGIVSNPAAPFGGVKQSGLGREGGTVGIDEYLEVKYVAINV, encoded by the coding sequence ATGTCCCGCGAGCAGGATGTCGTCGAGGCGTGTCCGCACCAGTTGTTCATCGGGGGCGAATGGCGTTCCGGCGAAGGCGGTAGGACGCTGGCCGTCGAGGACCCGTCGACCGGCGCGACGTTGTGCGATGTGGCCGATGCCAGTCCGGCCGACGGCTTGGCGGCGCTCGACGCGGCCGTCGCGGCGCAGGCGGAGTGGGCGGCTCATCCGCCGCGGGAGCGCGGGGAGATCCTGCGCCGGACGTACGAGCTGATGACCGAGCGGACCGACGAGCTCGCCCTGCTGATGACGCTGGAGATGGGCAAACCCGTCGCCGAGTCGAAGGCGGAGATCGCGTACGCGGCCGAGTTCTTCCGCTGGTTCGCCGAGGAGGCCGTCCGGATCGAGGGCGGTTACCAGGTCGCGCCGAACGGCAAGGGCCGCTTCATGGTGATGCGGCAGCCGGTCGGGCCGTGCCTGCTGATCACGCCCTGGAACTTCCCGGCCGCGATGGGCGCGCGCAAGATCGGTCCGGCCGTCGCCGCGGGCTGCACGATGGTGATCAAGCCGGCCTCGCAGACGCCGCTCTCGATGCTGAAACTGGCCGAGCTGATGACCGAGGCGGGCCTGCCGCCCGGCGTACTGAACGTCATCACCACCAGCGACTCCGGCGGTGTGATGGAGCCGCTGATCCGGGACGGCCGGGCCCGCAAGTTGTCGTTCACCGGCTCCACCGAGGTCGGCCGCAAGCTGATCGAGCAAGCCGCGGACCAGGTGCTGCGGACCAGCATGGAGCTCGGCGGCAACGCACCACTGATCGTGTTCGGTGACGCCGACCTGGACCAGGCCGTCGACGGCGCGATGCTGGCGAAGATGCGCAACGGCGGTGAGGCCTGTACGGCGGCCAACCGGATGTACGTGCACTCGTCGGTGATGGGGGCGTTCGCCGATCGGCTGACCGAGAAGATGTCGGCGCTGAAGGTCGGCCGTGGTGCCGAGGAAGGCGTGGACGTCGGCCCGCTGATCGACGCCAAGCAACGGGACAAGGTGGCGGAGCTGGTCGACGACGCCGTGTCGCTCGGCGCCGAGGTTCGTACCGGTGGCAAGGCGCTCGACGGCGATGGCTATTTCTACCCGCCGACCGTTCTCGCCGGCGTACCGCATGAGGCTCGCCTGCAGAAGGAGGAGATCTTCGGCCCGGTCGCGCCGCTCACGCCGTTCGAAACCGAGGACGAGGTGATCGCGATGGCCAACGACACCGTCTTCGGCCTCGTCTCGTACCTCTTCACCAACGACCTCAGCCGCGCTCTCCGGGTGGCGGAAAAGCTCGAGACCGGCATGATCGGCCTCAACCAGGGCATCGTCTCCAACCCCGCGGCCCCGTTCGGCGGCGTCAAGCAATCCGGCCTCGGCCGCGAAGGCGGCACCGTCGGCATCGACGAATACCTCGAGGTCAAGTACGTCGCGATAAACGTCTAG
- a CDS encoding MarR family winged helix-turn-helix transcriptional regulator gives MSERNDRVALAMAMLDLVDTGHRRISKTLDLVRLKVLATVAVRGPVRPGEIAFELNLTAPTVSRHLAALEDDGQVTLTVDPADGRTFLVAPTAEGRRALKESVAAGAAVFTDAFAKWTDAQVETALHSINLLNATWTSNHTPTRTARKSRRRSR, from the coding sequence ATGTCGGAACGAAATGACCGGGTCGCACTGGCGATGGCAATGCTGGATCTGGTCGATACCGGGCATCGGCGAATCAGCAAGACGCTCGATCTGGTCCGGCTGAAGGTGCTGGCGACGGTTGCCGTGCGAGGTCCGGTCCGGCCGGGCGAGATCGCGTTCGAGCTCAACCTGACCGCGCCCACGGTAAGCCGACACCTCGCCGCTTTGGAGGACGACGGCCAGGTCACACTCACCGTCGACCCGGCCGACGGACGCACCTTCCTGGTCGCGCCGACCGCCGAAGGCCGGCGCGCGCTGAAGGAATCCGTCGCCGCAGGCGCAGCCGTCTTCACCGACGCCTTCGCCAAGTGGACCGACGCCCAGGTCGAAACCGCCCTGCACTCGATCAACCTCCTCAACGCGACTTGGACGTCGAACCACACACCGACTCGAACCGCGCGGAAGAGCCGCCGCCGCTCCCGCTGA